From the genome of Triticum aestivum cultivar Chinese Spring chromosome 3B, IWGSC CS RefSeq v2.1, whole genome shotgun sequence, one region includes:
- the LOC123068483 gene encoding protein ASPARTIC PROTEASE IN GUARD CELL 1 gives MQPLLGLALLALLLLASPAPALCRHRAPAAATTETLDVEASLSRARAAVSTDASPLHQSLSATDTNVLPVEEHPSGPSGRLALRLHSRDFLPEEQGRHESYRSLVLARLRRDSARAAALSARASLAADGVSRADLRPANATPVFEASAAEIQGPVVSGVGQGSGEYFSRVGVGRPARQLYMVLDTGSDVTWLQCQPCADCYTQSDPVYDPSVSASYAAVGCDSPRCRDLDAAACRNSTGSCLYEVAYGDGSYTVGDFATETLTLGDSAPVSNVAIGCGHDNEGLFVGAAGLLALGGGPLSFPSQISATSFSYCLVDRDSPSSSTLQFGDSEQPAVTAPLLRSPRTNTFYYVGLSGISVGGQALSIPASAFAMDDAGSGGVIVDSGTAVTRLQSGAYAALREAFVQGTQSLPRASGISLFDTCYDLAGRSSVQVPAVALRFEGGGELKLPAKNYLIPVDGAGTYCLAFAGTSGAVSIIGNVQQQGVRVSFDTAKNTVGFTADKC, from the coding sequence ATGCAGCCCCTTCTCGGGCTAGCCCTCCTCGCCCTGCTGCTCCTggcctcgccggcgccggcgctctGCCGCCACCGCGCGCCCGCCGCGGCCACCACCGAGACGCTCGACGTCGAGGCCTCCCTctcccgcgcccgcgccgccgtctccaccgacgcCAGCCCCCTCCACCAGTCCCTCTCCGCCACCGACACCAATGTTCTCCCCGTGGAGGAGCACCCcagcgggccgagcggccggctcGCGCTGCGGCTCCACTCGCGCGACTTCCTCCCGGAGGAGCAGGGGCGGCACGAGAGCTACCGGTCGCTGGTGCTGGCCCGCCTGCGCCGCGACTCGGCCCGCGCCGCCGCGCTGTCTGCCCGCGCTTCGCTGGCCGCCGACGGGGTCTCCCGCGCCGACCTGAGGCCGGCGAATGCCACCCCAGTcttcgaggcgtcggcggcggagATACAGGGCCCCGTGGTGTCCGGCGTGGGGCAGGGCAGCGGCGAGTACTTCTCCCGCGTCGGCGTCGGCCGCCCCGCGCGGCAACTCTACATGGTGCTCGACACCGGCAGCGACGTCACCTGGCTGCAGTGCCAGCCCTGCGCCGACTGCTACACCCAGTCCGACCCCGTCTACGACCCATCCGTCTCTGCCTCCTACGCCGCCGTCGGCTGCGACTCCCCGCGCTGCcgcgacctcgacgccgccgcctgCCGCAACTCCACCGGCTCCTGCCTCTACGAGGTGGCCTACGGCGACGGCTCCTACACCGTCGGCGACTTCGCCACCGAGACGCTCACGCTCGGCGACTCCGCGCCGGTCTCCAACGTGGCCATCGGGTGCGGCCACGACAACGAGGGCCTCTTCGTGGGCGCCGCCGGGCTGCTGGCCCTCGGCGGCGGCCCGCTGTCCTTCCCGTCGCAGATCTCCGCCACATCCTTCTCCTACTGCCTCGTGGACCGCGactccccgtcctcctccacgcTGCAGTTCGGCGACTCGGAGCAGCCGGCCGTGACGGCGCCGCTCCTCCGCAGCCCGCGCACCAACACCTTCTACTACGTGGGGCTATCCGGCATCTCCGTCGGCGGGCAGGCCCTCTCCATCCCGGCCTCCGCCTTCGCCATGGACGACGCGGGGTCGGGCGGCGTCATCGTGGACTCCGGCACGGCCGTGACCCGGCTCCAGTCGGGCGCATACGCCGCGCTCCGCGAGGCGTTCGTGCAGGGCACCCAGTCCCTGCCCCGCGCGTCCGGCATCTCGCTCTTCGACACCTGCTACGACCTCGCCGGCCGCTCCAGCGTGCAGGTGCCCGCGGTGGCGCTGCGGTTCGAGGGCGGCGGGGAGCTGAAGCTGCCGGCGAAGAACTACCTGATCCCGGTGGACGGGGCGGGCACCTACTGCCTGGCGTTCGCGGGGACGAGCGGCGCCGTGTCCATCATCGGCAACGTGCAGCAGCAGGGCGTGCGCGTCAGCTTCGACACCGCCAAGAACACCGTCGGCTTCACCGCCGACAAGTGCTAG